The following are encoded together in the Flavobacterium sp. TR2 genome:
- a CDS encoding penicillin-binding protein, whose protein sequence is MAVEDKHISYRIYLVAVFIFLMAIAIVVKLTNIQWVQGDYYRKLAKQRTVRNFVIPANKGNIYSADGSLLATSIPNYEIRFDAKAPKTETFEKYVKPLSDSLATVLNKPSSYFQKELRKARENKNRYYLIARNLSYTEYVKIKGFPLFNLGAFKGGIIIEQETVRKHPIGKIAERTIGYDRIDPATGIEVGKGIEWAFKSYLNGKDGKILKQKIAKGQWKPIRDVNEVDPIDGYDVISTIDVFIQDIAHHALLKQLEDYQADHGCVVVMETETGYIKAISNLGRAEDGSYYETTNYAVAESHEPGSTFKLVDLMAILEDKVADTSTVYNSQGGEIRYYGRAVRDSHKGGYGKVSLARGFELSSNTVMVQAVYDNYKSNPSKFVNHINDLGLNKPLGLHFKGEGRPYIPQPGDKHWSGTTLPWMAFGYNVSVTPMQTLTLYNAVANNGVMVKPQFVSEIKEWNKTIKKFDTEVINPKVCSPETLKKVKAVLANVVKKGTGSKLYSKDFSMAGKTGTAMVNYGNAGRAGMYYASSFAGYFPADHPKYSCIVVVHKPNTAKNNYYGADVAGPVFKRIAQKIFTDAPSTNKIKKLDTRIPKQDASYDKYTAEANKKLNQIPNLKGMPGMDAIALLENLGLKVKVNGMGKVKNQSIQAGTSIRKNTTIVLELS, encoded by the coding sequence ATGGCAGTAGAAGATAAACATATATCCTACAGAATTTACCTCGTAGCAGTTTTCATCTTTTTGATGGCAATTGCTATTGTCGTTAAATTAACCAATATTCAGTGGGTTCAGGGTGATTATTACAGAAAACTGGCGAAACAGCGTACCGTAAGAAACTTTGTAATTCCGGCCAATAAAGGAAACATTTATTCTGCTGACGGCAGTTTATTGGCAACATCAATTCCGAATTACGAGATTCGTTTTGATGCTAAAGCGCCAAAAACAGAAACGTTTGAGAAATACGTAAAACCATTGTCAGATTCTCTGGCAACTGTTTTAAATAAGCCAAGCAGTTATTTTCAGAAAGAATTGCGAAAAGCGCGCGAAAACAAAAATCGTTACTATTTGATTGCGCGCAATTTAAGTTATACTGAATATGTGAAAATTAAAGGTTTTCCATTGTTCAATTTAGGAGCTTTTAAGGGCGGAATTATCATTGAGCAGGAAACGGTTAGAAAACACCCTATCGGAAAAATTGCTGAAAGAACTATTGGTTATGACCGAATTGATCCAGCAACTGGAATAGAAGTAGGAAAAGGAATTGAATGGGCTTTTAAAAGTTATCTGAACGGAAAAGACGGTAAAATTTTAAAGCAAAAAATAGCAAAAGGACAGTGGAAGCCAATTCGTGATGTAAACGAAGTTGATCCTATTGATGGTTACGATGTGATTTCGACTATAGATGTTTTTATTCAAGATATCGCGCACCATGCTTTGCTGAAACAGTTGGAAGATTATCAAGCAGACCACGGTTGTGTCGTAGTAATGGAAACGGAAACAGGTTATATAAAAGCGATTTCAAACTTAGGAAGAGCAGAAGATGGTTCTTATTACGAAACGACAAATTACGCGGTTGCTGAATCTCACGAACCGGGATCGACTTTTAAATTGGTCGATTTAATGGCGATTTTGGAAGATAAAGTAGCAGATACAAGTACAGTTTACAATAGTCAAGGAGGGGAAATCAGATATTATGGAAGAGCCGTTCGTGACTCGCATAAAGGGGGTTACGGTAAAGTTTCTTTAGCGCGCGGATTTGAGCTTTCTTCTAATACAGTAATGGTTCAGGCGGTTTACGATAATTACAAAAGCAACCCTTCCAAATTTGTAAATCATATTAACGACTTAGGCTTGAATAAGCCATTGGGATTGCATTTTAAAGGAGAAGGAAGGCCCTATATTCCGCAGCCAGGAGATAAACATTGGTCAGGGACAACGCTTCCGTGGATGGCATTTGGATATAACGTTTCGGTTACGCCAATGCAGACTCTAACCCTGTATAACGCAGTGGCAAATAATGGCGTAATGGTAAAACCGCAATTTGTATCAGAAATTAAAGAGTGGAATAAAACTATTAAAAAGTTTGATACAGAGGTGATTAATCCAAAAGTTTGTTCGCCAGAAACACTTAAAAAAGTGAAAGCGGTTTTGGCAAACGTGGTAAAAAAAGGGACGGGTTCTAAGTTGTATTCAAAAGATTTTTCTATGGCAGGAAAAACTGGAACGGCGATGGTAAATTATGGGAATGCAGGAAGAGCGGGAATGTATTATGCATCTTCTTTTGCGGGATATTTTCCAGCTGACCACCCAAAATATTCTTGTATTGTAGTGGTTCATAAACCAAATACGGCTAAGAATAACTATTATGGAGCCGACGTTGCAGGACCAGTTTTTAAAAGAATTGCGCAAAAGATTTTTACAGATGCGCCTTCGACAAATAAAATTAAAAAATTAGACACTAGAATTCCAAAGCAGGATGCTAGTTATGATAAATATACAGCTGAAGCTAATAAAAAGCTTAATCAGATTCCTAATTTGAAAGGAATGCCTGGAATGGACGCGATTGCTTTGCTGGAAAACTTAGGTTTGAAAGTAAAAGTAAATGGAATGGGGAAAGTGAAAAATCAATCGATTCAAGCTGGAACCAGTATAAGAAAAAACACAACAATTGTATTAGAATTATCGTGA
- the gldB gene encoding gliding motility lipoprotein GldB, with protein MKIYRFAVVLCLFFLSCNQKSKVEKEVEEILVDIKVERFDKVFFETKPQDLAKVKKQYPFFFPGNDDNVWIQKMNDPIWREVYEEVQKKYSNFEPVRKEFNELFQHVKYYFPKTKIPKVITVIGEMDYNAKSIYADSLVVVALELYLGKEHKFYEFPNYLKQNFEERQIMPDVVSSFSYRNIPNSIDKSLVAQMVFEGKQLYAKDLLIPEYTDAEKIGYTPEQIKWCEENEAYMWRYFIENEMLYSDDPKLRARFIAPAPFSKFFLEIDNDSPGRVGAWIGWQMVRSYMKNNSDVSLAELFKLEPKEIFEKSKYKPKK; from the coding sequence ATGAAAATATATCGCTTTGCAGTGGTTCTATGCCTGTTTTTTTTGTCTTGCAACCAAAAAAGTAAGGTTGAAAAAGAAGTCGAAGAAATTCTTGTTGATATTAAAGTAGAACGATTTGATAAAGTGTTTTTTGAAACCAAGCCCCAAGATCTTGCAAAAGTAAAAAAACAATATCCGTTTTTCTTTCCTGGTAACGATGATAATGTCTGGATTCAGAAAATGAATGATCCGATCTGGAGAGAAGTTTATGAAGAAGTTCAGAAAAAATACAGCAACTTTGAGCCTGTTCGTAAAGAGTTTAATGAACTTTTTCAGCACGTAAAATATTATTTTCCTAAAACTAAGATTCCTAAAGTAATTACAGTTATTGGAGAGATGGACTATAATGCAAAATCGATTTATGCAGATAGTCTTGTAGTTGTGGCTTTAGAATTGTATTTAGGAAAAGAGCATAAATTTTATGAGTTTCCAAATTATTTGAAGCAGAATTTTGAAGAAAGACAGATTATGCCAGATGTGGTTTCAAGTTTTTCTTATAGAAATATTCCAAATTCGATAGACAAAAGTTTAGTTGCTCAAATGGTTTTTGAAGGAAAACAGCTTTATGCAAAAGATTTGTTGATTCCAGAATACACCGATGCCGAAAAAATAGGATATACTCCAGAGCAGATCAAATGGTGTGAAGAAAATGAAGCCTATATGTGGCGTTATTTTATAGAAAATGAAATGCTTTATAGCGACGACCCAAAGTTGAGAGCGCGATTTATAGCTCCAGCACCTTTTTCTAAATTCTTTTTAGAAATAGATAACGATTCGCCAGGGCGAGTGGGAGCTTGGATTGGCTGGCAGATGGTGCGTTCTTATATGAAAAATAATAGTGATGTTTCTTTGGCTGAATTGTTTAAACTTGAGCCAAAAGAAATCTTCGAAAAATCAAAATATAAACCTAAGAAATAA
- a CDS encoding RNA polymerase sigma factor, with protein sequence MKIIPLHQEETKIIKLAVENNRQAQQQIYSKFSSKMLSVCRQYIKDIQLAEDVMITAFMKVFTNLKNFEHKGSFEGWIRRIMVNECISYLRVQKKVKFAEDEFFVEESFNEIDSQFTVEQIQYLIDALPDGYKMIFNLYAIEGYKHNEIAKMLGINEGTSKSQLSHARKMLQTQITILKKQDNGTE encoded by the coding sequence GAATAATCGTCAGGCACAGCAGCAGATTTACAGTAAGTTTTCTTCTAAAATGTTAAGCGTGTGTCGGCAATATATAAAAGACATTCAGTTGGCCGAAGATGTAATGATAACGGCTTTTATGAAGGTATTTACCAATCTGAAAAACTTTGAACACAAAGGAAGTTTTGAAGGCTGGATTCGACGGATTATGGTTAACGAATGCATTTCGTATTTAAGAGTTCAGAAAAAAGTAAAATTTGCCGAAGACGAGTTTTTTGTAGAAGAAAGCTTTAATGAAATCGATAGCCAATTTACGGTAGAACAGATTCAGTATTTAATTGATGCTTTGCCAGACGGCTACAAAATGATTTTCAATTTATATGCGATTGAAGGTTACAAACACAATGAAATTGCCAAGATGCTTGGAATTAATGAAGGAACATCAAAATCGCAATTATCGCACGCTAGAAAAATGCTGCAAACACAAATTACTATTTTAAAAAAACAAGATAATGGAACCGAATAA
- the yihA gene encoding ribosome biogenesis GTP-binding protein YihA/YsxC has protein sequence MKINTAEFIVSNSDASKCPKEFLPEYAFIGRSNVGKSSLINMLTNNKNLAKTSGKPGKTQLINHFKINNNWFLVDLPGYGYAKVSKKTKSIFQKFITDYFENREQLVCAFVLIDIRHEAQNIDIEFMSYMGESEIPFCIIFTKADKISKTKIDSHIAAYKKQMFANNWAEMPQYFITSSTEAIGKEELLSYIDQVNQEVFKNNSEF, from the coding sequence ATGAAAATTAACACCGCCGAATTTATTGTCAGCAATTCTGACGCATCAAAATGTCCGAAGGAATTTTTGCCGGAATATGCTTTTATAGGAAGATCAAACGTAGGCAAGTCGTCTTTGATCAATATGCTTACCAACAATAAAAATTTAGCCAAAACATCTGGAAAACCAGGAAAAACTCAATTAATAAATCACTTTAAAATCAACAACAATTGGTTTTTGGTCGATTTACCGGGTTACGGTTACGCTAAAGTTTCAAAGAAAACAAAATCAATTTTTCAAAAGTTCATTACAGATTATTTCGAGAACAGAGAACAATTAGTTTGCGCTTTTGTTTTAATTGATATTCGCCACGAAGCACAAAATATCGACATCGAATTTATGTCTTATATGGGCGAAAGCGAAATTCCGTTCTGCATTATTTTTACAAAAGCAGATAAAATAAGCAAAACAAAAATAGATTCGCATATAGCAGCTTACAAAAAACAGATGTTTGCGAACAACTGGGCCGAAATGCCACAGTATTTCATAACCTCATCTACAGAAGCAATCGGAAAAGAAGAGCTTTTGTCTTATATCGATCAAGTGAATCAGGAAGTTTTTAAAAACAATTCAGAATTTTAA
- a CDS encoding FtsL-like putative cell division protein yields MKSGVFSILKARFLIHEDAVKNWRFIVFIILLAILMIANTQRYEQKVFEIAKLNNDVKELRSEFVDRRSELMKLKMESTISDKMLEKQIFPSTVPPVKIEVEKEEEKSFFKRIWQ; encoded by the coding sequence ATGAAAAGTGGCGTATTTAGCATATTAAAAGCAAGATTCCTGATTCATGAAGATGCAGTAAAAAACTGGCGATTTATTGTCTTTATAATTCTGCTGGCCATTTTGATGATTGCCAATACACAGCGATACGAACAGAAGGTTTTTGAGATCGCGAAATTAAATAATGATGTAAAAGAACTGAGATCCGAATTTGTTGACCGACGTTCAGAATTGATGAAGTTAAAAATGGAGTCAACTATTTCGGATAAAATGTTAGAAAAACAAATTTTCCCGTCGACAGTTCCTCCAGTGAAGATAGAAGTTGAAAAAGAAGAAGAAAAAAGTTTCTTTAAAAGAATATGGCAGTAG
- the nadE gene encoding NAD(+) synthase encodes MAKKSTIQTEKVNTHIVEWLKNYATNAKVNGFVIGISGGVDSAVTSTLCAQTGLKVLCVEMPIHQAESQVSRGREHIDQLKKRFPNVADVKTDLTETFESFKSAVPATDDAAKVNLALANTRARIRMTSLYYLAGIHGLLVAGTGNKVEDFGVGFYTKYGDGGVDLSPIADLMKSDVYALGEFLQIPQSILTAAPTDGLFGDNRTDEDQLGASYDELEWAMLAAESGNTASDFEGREKSVFEIYKRLNTNNKHKMDPIPVCLIPKTLK; translated from the coding sequence ATGGCTAAAAAAAGCACAATTCAGACAGAAAAAGTAAATACGCACATTGTAGAGTGGTTAAAAAATTATGCTACTAATGCAAAAGTAAATGGTTTTGTAATTGGAATCTCTGGCGGTGTAGATTCTGCAGTAACTTCGACTTTATGCGCACAGACCGGACTGAAAGTTTTATGTGTAGAAATGCCTATTCATCAGGCAGAAAGCCAAGTTTCGAGAGGAAGAGAGCATATTGACCAGCTTAAAAAACGCTTTCCAAATGTTGCTGATGTTAAGACCGATTTGACAGAAACTTTTGAATCTTTTAAAAGTGCCGTACCTGCAACAGACGATGCTGCGAAAGTAAATTTAGCTTTAGCCAACACGCGTGCACGCATTAGAATGACTTCTTTATATTATTTGGCCGGAATTCATGGTTTGCTTGTTGCCGGAACTGGAAATAAAGTTGAAGATTTTGGCGTAGGTTTTTACACAAAATATGGAGATGGCGGCGTAGATTTAAGTCCGATTGCCGATTTAATGAAATCTGACGTATACGCTTTAGGAGAATTTTTGCAAATTCCACAATCTATTTTAACAGCTGCTCCTACCGACGGATTATTTGGCGACAATCGTACCGATGAAGACCAATTGGGCGCAAGTTATGATGAATTGGAATGGGCGATGTTAGCCGCGGAGTCAGGAAATACGGCATCTGACTTTGAAGGGAGAGAAAAATCTGTCTTTGAAATTTATAAAAGACTAAACACCAACAACAAGCATAAAATGGACCCAATTCCAGTCTGTTTAATACCAAAAACGTTAAAATAA
- the gldC gene encoding gliding motility protein GldC: MANINSEIKFNIELDENRVPEKLTWSAQDGGVQAEEAKAIMLSIWDSKAKETMRIDLWTKDMPVDEMKIFFHQTLVAMSDTFKRATDDEKMSDTMKDFCDYFAEKLELTK; the protein is encoded by the coding sequence ATGGCAAATATAAACTCAGAGATTAAATTTAATATAGAATTGGACGAAAACCGTGTTCCTGAAAAATTAACATGGAGCGCGCAAGATGGTGGAGTTCAAGCTGAAGAAGCAAAAGCGATTATGCTGTCAATTTGGGACAGCAAAGCAAAAGAAACCATGCGTATTGATTTGTGGACCAAAGATATGCCGGTAGACGAAATGAAAATTTTCTTCCACCAGACTTTAGTGGCGATGTCAGATACTTTTAAACGTGCAACAGATGACGAAAAGATGTCTGATACGATGAAAGATTTCTGTGATTACTTTGCAGAAAAACTCGAGCTTACAAAGTAA
- the rsmH gene encoding 16S rRNA (cytosine(1402)-N(4))-methyltransferase RsmH: MTTKMEYHNPVLLHPTVDGLNIKPDGVYVDVTFGGGGHSKEILRRLGPNGRLFAFDQDEDALANALPDERFTLINENFRFIKRFLRFHGVKSVDGILADLGVSSHQFDVPERGFSTRFDAELDMRMSQRNDLNAYRVVNEYEEQDLRRVFFDYGELKNAPVLARTIVEARRDYPIKTTEELKEVLKKFLPEKVRNKVLAQIYQAIRIEVNQEMDVLKEFIEQSLEVLKPGGRFSVISYHSLEDRLVKRFIKNGMFEGEPERDFYGNFSVPFKTIGKLIVPDDEEIKINNRARSAKLRVAEKL; the protein is encoded by the coding sequence ATGACGACGAAGATGGAATATCATAATCCGGTTTTGCTTCATCCAACAGTAGATGGTTTAAATATTAAGCCAGACGGGGTGTATGTAGATGTTACGTTTGGAGGCGGTGGTCATTCAAAAGAGATTTTAAGAAGATTAGGGCCAAACGGAAGGCTATTTGCATTTGATCAAGACGAAGACGCGCTTGCCAATGCACTGCCAGATGAAAGGTTTACGCTGATAAATGAGAATTTTAGGTTCATAAAAAGATTTTTACGTTTTCACGGAGTAAAATCGGTAGATGGAATCTTGGCAGATTTAGGGGTTTCATCACATCAGTTTGATGTTCCTGAAAGAGGTTTTTCAACAAGATTTGATGCCGAGTTGGATATGCGGATGAGTCAAAGAAATGATTTAAATGCTTATCGGGTGGTTAACGAATATGAAGAACAGGATTTGCGTCGTGTTTTTTTTGATTATGGGGAGTTGAAAAACGCGCCGGTTCTGGCTAGAACAATTGTGGAAGCGAGAAGAGATTATCCGATCAAAACAACAGAAGAATTGAAAGAAGTTCTGAAAAAGTTTTTGCCAGAGAAAGTTCGAAACAAAGTATTGGCTCAAATTTATCAAGCGATCAGAATTGAGGTTAACCAAGAAATGGACGTTCTAAAAGAATTTATTGAGCAGTCATTGGAGGTTTTAAAGCCAGGAGGAAGGTTCTCAGTAATCTCTTATCATTCTTTAGAAGACCGTTTGGTGAAAAGGTTCATTAAAAACGGAATGTTTGAAGGAGAGCCAGAAAGAGATTTCTACGGAAACTTTTCAGTTCCGTTCAAAACTATCGGAAAACTGATTGTTCCAGATGATGAAGAAATCAAAATTAATAATAGGGCAAGAAGTGCCAAATTAAGAGTCGCAGAAAAGCTATAA
- a CDS encoding alpha/beta fold hydrolase, translated as MDKHYKKEGKYSYFEAGEGTPIVILHGLMGGLSNFDGVAQYFPTKGYKVVIPDLPIYTQSILKTNVKSFAKYVKDFITFKGFDKVILLGNSLGGHIALYHTKLYPEKVAGLVITGSSGLYESAMGDSYPRRGDYEYIKKKAEDVFYDPKIATPELIDEVYATANDRIKLIKTLTIAKSAIRHNMAKDLPKMDVQTCIIWGKNDSVTPPNVAEEFHKLLPNSDLYWIDKCGHAAMMEHPQEFNEVLEKWLTEKNL; from the coding sequence ATGGACAAACACTATAAAAAAGAAGGCAAATACAGCTATTTTGAAGCTGGCGAAGGAACTCCAATCGTTATTCTACACGGTTTAATGGGAGGTCTAAGTAACTTTGATGGTGTAGCACAATATTTCCCAACAAAAGGATATAAAGTTGTTATTCCAGATTTGCCAATATATACTCAAAGTATTTTAAAAACGAACGTAAAAAGTTTTGCGAAATACGTAAAAGACTTTATCACTTTTAAAGGGTTTGACAAAGTTATTCTTCTTGGAAATTCTCTTGGAGGACATATTGCTTTATACCACACAAAACTTTATCCTGAAAAAGTTGCCGGACTTGTAATTACCGGAAGCTCTGGGCTTTACGAAAGCGCAATGGGAGACAGCTACCCAAGAAGAGGCGATTATGAATACATTAAAAAGAAAGCCGAAGATGTATTTTATGACCCAAAAATTGCAACTCCCGAATTGATTGATGAAGTGTACGCAACAGCTAACGACCGCATCAAATTAATTAAAACTTTGACTATTGCAAAAAGTGCGATTCGCCATAATATGGCTAAAGATTTGCCAAAAATGGACGTTCAAACTTGCATTATTTGGGGTAAAAATGATTCTGTAACGCCTCCAAATGTAGCAGAAGAATTCCATAAATTACTGCCAAACTCTGATTTGTATTGGATTGACAAATGCGGACACGCAGCAATGATGGAACACCCTCAGGAATTTAATGAGGTCCTTGAAAAATGGCTTACTGAAAAGAATTTATAG
- a CDS encoding division/cell wall cluster transcriptional repressor MraZ gives MNTIVGTYECKVDAKGRLMMPAPLKKQLTASLQDGFVLKRSVFQPCLELYPMVEWDAMMKKINKLNRFVKKNNDFIRRFTAGVKVVEVDALGRLLVPKDLVTFASISKDVVFSSAVNIVEIWDKDLYEKSISGEDMDFADLAEEVMGNINDDEDGIS, from the coding sequence TTGAACACAATTGTTGGAACATATGAGTGTAAAGTCGATGCTAAAGGAAGGCTAATGATGCCTGCCCCTTTGAAAAAGCAGTTGACAGCCTCTCTTCAAGACGGATTTGTTTTGAAGCGTTCTGTTTTTCAGCCGTGTTTAGAATTGTATCCTATGGTAGAATGGGATGCGATGATGAAAAAAATCAACAAGCTAAATCGCTTTGTAAAAAAGAACAACGATTTCATTAGAAGGTTTACTGCTGGTGTTAAAGTAGTTGAGGTTGATGCATTAGGGAGATTGCTTGTTCCAAAAGATTTGGTAACGTTTGCAAGCATTTCTAAAGATGTGGTTTTTTCATCTGCGGTTAATATTGTGGAGATTTGGGATAAAGATTTATACGAGAAATCAATTAGCGGCGAAGATATGGATTTTGCAGATTTAGCCGAAGAAGTAATGGGAAATATTAATGACGACGAAGATGGAATATCATAA
- the dnaG gene encoding DNA primase has product MISQTTIDAVFETARVEEVIGDFVNLKRAGSNFKGLSPFSDERSPSFMVSPAKGIWKDFSTGKGGNSVKFLMEHSQFTYPEAIRYLAKKYNIEIEETEQTEAEKANTDIRESMYLVSEFAAKYFQDVLVNSEEGKAIGLSYFKERGFTNETIKKFSLGYSPETWDAFTKEALGKGYKLEFLESTGLTIPREDRPFDRFKGRVMFPIQSMSGRVLGFGGRILTNDKKAAKYLNSPESDIYHKSKVLYGIYHAKQSIAKQNNCYLVEGYTDVIQFSQAGIENVVASSGTALTPDQIRLINRLTRNITVLFDGDAAGLRASIRGIDLILEEGMNVRVCSFPDGEDPDSFARKNSHDDLVAYLENNSKDFIQFKASILMGEAKNDPIKKADLIRDMVSSISKIPDRIQREVYIQECARIMDISEQVLTSTLAQLIQKDIADANKKLKQEQKPFEVVRNQPPQAGTFSGGDPEDPRTGPPDDYPGDPGYYPQEQNQKVDILYGFERKVIEVLLLYGGVVESFEDVFLRADEEGNVKEVSERRQYKVFEKIYLSLQEDEIELSNVLFQNIYNNIINFYNQNETFSLDKYLMHLEPEFAQEVTNILMEDERLTIHNWEGQNIFPKQKSETIEQNVSETIFSMRWYLVSRIIAELKNSLLTNPQEDNSEILSMVIDYYKLLNNFSRKLGRVVVPYH; this is encoded by the coding sequence TTGATTTCACAAACCACCATTGATGCTGTTTTTGAAACTGCTCGAGTAGAGGAGGTTATTGGCGATTTTGTCAATTTAAAACGCGCAGGAAGTAATTTTAAAGGATTGAGTCCATTCTCAGATGAGCGCTCGCCATCGTTCATGGTATCGCCCGCAAAAGGAATTTGGAAAGACTTTAGTACAGGAAAAGGAGGAAACTCTGTTAAATTTTTAATGGAGCATTCTCAGTTTACCTATCCAGAGGCCATTCGGTATTTAGCTAAAAAATACAATATCGAAATTGAAGAGACCGAACAGACAGAAGCAGAAAAAGCAAATACAGACATTCGCGAAAGTATGTATTTGGTTTCTGAATTTGCAGCCAAATATTTTCAGGATGTCTTGGTGAATTCTGAAGAAGGTAAAGCAATTGGTTTGTCTTACTTTAAAGAAAGAGGATTTACCAACGAAACCATCAAAAAATTCAGTTTAGGATATTCTCCAGAAACTTGGGATGCTTTCACCAAAGAAGCATTAGGAAAAGGATACAAACTAGAATTTCTGGAAAGCACAGGTCTGACAATTCCAAGAGAAGACCGTCCTTTTGACCGTTTTAAAGGGAGAGTAATGTTTCCGATTCAAAGTATGTCGGGGCGCGTTTTGGGTTTTGGAGGACGTATTTTGACCAATGATAAAAAAGCGGCGAAATACCTGAATTCGCCAGAAAGTGACATTTACCATAAAAGTAAAGTTCTTTACGGAATTTATCACGCCAAGCAATCTATAGCGAAGCAAAACAACTGTTATTTAGTAGAAGGTTATACCGATGTGATCCAGTTTAGTCAAGCCGGAATCGAAAATGTTGTGGCTTCGTCTGGAACTGCTTTAACCCCAGATCAAATTCGTTTGATCAATCGTCTGACGCGAAATATCACCGTTCTTTTTGATGGAGATGCGGCTGGTTTGCGCGCCTCTATTCGAGGAATTGATTTAATTCTAGAGGAAGGAATGAATGTGCGTGTTTGTTCTTTTCCTGATGGAGAAGACCCTGACAGTTTTGCGCGAAAAAATTCGCATGATGATTTAGTTGCGTATCTAGAAAACAACAGCAAAGATTTTATACAGTTTAAAGCTTCGATTTTAATGGGCGAAGCTAAAAATGACCCTATAAAAAAAGCTGACTTGATTCGTGATATGGTCTCGAGTATTTCTAAAATACCGGATCGAATCCAGCGTGAAGTATATATTCAGGAATGTGCCCGAATCATGGATATTTCGGAGCAGGTTTTGACGAGTACCTTGGCACAGCTAATCCAAAAAGATATAGCCGATGCTAATAAAAAGCTAAAACAGGAGCAAAAACCTTTTGAGGTGGTTAGAAACCAGCCTCCGCAAGCGGGTACTTTTTCGGGTGGAGATCCAGAAGATCCGAGAACAGGACCGCCAGATGATTATCCAGGAGATCCGGGATATTATCCGCAGGAGCAAAATCAGAAAGTAGATATTTTGTATGGTTTCGAAAGGAAGGTTATTGAGGTATTGCTTTTGTATGGAGGCGTTGTCGAAAGTTTTGAAGATGTTTTCTTAAGGGCAGATGAAGAAGGAAATGTAAAAGAAGTTTCGGAAAGAAGACAATACAAAGTATTTGAAAAAATATATTTAAGTCTGCAGGAAGATGAAATAGAGCTGTCAAACGTTTTGTTTCAAAATATTTACAATAACATTATTAATTTTTACAATCAAAACGAAACTTTTAGCCTCGATAAATATTTAATGCATTTAGAGCCAGAATTTGCTCAGGAAGTGACAAATATTTTAATGGAAGACGAGAGATTGACCATTCATAATTGGGAAGGACAAAATATTTTTCCAAAGCAAAAAAGTGAAACTATAGAGCAGAATGTCTCAGAAACGATATTTTCCATGAGATGGTATCTGGTGTCTAGAATTATTGCAGAATTAAAGAATTCTCTTTTAACCAATCCGCAAGAGGACAATTCGGAAATTCTGAGTATGGTTATCGATTATTATAAGCTGCTGAATAATTTTTCTAGGAAATTAGGCCGAGTGGTGGTGCCTTATCACTAA
- a CDS encoding response regulator transcription factor has product MIKVCLADNHPVTHFGVKSYFKDHDQISIVANVGNFSMVRDILQTKEIDILILDLELEGLSSIFEIKSILKNFPKTKIVIFSDLAEQMYAPNAIKAGVSGYVHKTEKLETLGHSIIKVHEGKIIINETVRKNMALIAKQSKSERLYRKLSNREIEVLRYLSDGKKNNEISKILNLNEKTISTYKLRLLTKLNVTNLVDLVNKAKTLEII; this is encoded by the coding sequence ATGATTAAAGTATGTCTAGCAGACAATCATCCTGTGACGCACTTTGGCGTTAAGTCTTATTTCAAAGACCACGATCAAATTTCAATTGTTGCCAATGTCGGCAATTTTTCAATGGTTAGAGATATTCTTCAAACGAAGGAGATCGATATTTTAATTCTAGATTTAGAGTTAGAAGGTCTTTCGAGCATCTTTGAAATTAAATCTATCCTGAAAAACTTCCCAAAAACAAAAATTGTTATTTTCAGTGATCTTGCAGAGCAAATGTATGCTCCAAATGCAATTAAAGCAGGAGTTTCTGGGTATGTGCACAAAACAGAAAAACTTGAAACATTAGGTCATTCTATTATTAAAGTACACGAAGGAAAAATTATCATCAACGAAACAGTACGTAAAAACATGGCACTTATTGCTAAACAAAGCAAAAGTGAGCGTCTGTACAGAAAACTTTCTAACCGCGAAATCGAAGTTTTACGTTATTTAAGTGATGGTAAGAAAAACAACGAAATCTCTAAAATCTTAAATCTGAACGAAAAAACGATCAGTACCTACAAACTAAGATTATTAACTAAATTAAATGTTACTAATTTAGTTGACTTAGTAAACAAAGCTAAGACTTTAGAAATTATCTAA